aaagaaggtAACATGAATTTGTTAGAGTTGCACTATGTGCAGCTCTCAAACAATGTGACATTAATAAAGTAAACTTCTCCGGGCCTGAGGCCTCTCCATGGTTAACACAGGAATGGGCAAAGGACAGTGACAGTTACTaaggacctactatgtgctgaACACATAGAACTCTCTGAATTCTGTTTACAGTTGTCCTATACATTGTTGAGATTGAGGTAGCTGAGTCTATGACAGTTTACTATTGGTCTCCTGCTGATTGTCTATAAGAGTTTTAAGAAGTGTTCACTACTCAtaacatttgcaaaataaattcaGGACCCTACACTTGCTACACTTAGATTATTAGTTCCTGGGTAGCTCCATAAATTTCAGCAACCTATCTtttagaatgagaaagaaaagaaactttttacCTGAGGAATAAGTAGCCTTtaaattatcaggcccagagagacatTGAAATGTGGCCACAGTCACATCTCACTCTTTCTTGAGCTAGGTAATCATCTCTTGAATCCACGTGCTATGGGGACTCTAGACTGACTTGTGGCAACCAACCATGAATTAACCTATCAATGCCTATACCACATATCCTATAGTTAAATAATGCATAACCAATCACTGATCAACGTTGTTTCTGAAACCAATGAGACTTACTGACAAACAACTTTAGAATTTGTCTCCTCTCCTGATTCCTCTCTTTCTTTACCTTAAAAACTTGGGTCTCTTCTTGTTCTCCAGGGTACTTCCCAAGGAAGTATTTCTGGGCTGAAGCCCTCAATCTTGGCCGAAATAAACTTTCTGTATTAGTTTTGCCTCAGTGTCATTCTTTAAGTCAACAAGAATGGCCAAGGCAGTCACTAATCTTAGATTCACCTGTCAGCCACAGGAACAATATTTTCCCAGCTATAATGTAACCGATAGAGTGATGCTTCATGTAATTCTGGTGCATTAAATAAGGTCCCATGTCTAACAAGGAAAGCTGCTGGACATCAATGGAAATAGATCCTAAACTCAAACTCCAATATCCCATGACCTAAAAGCTTCAAGTCCCAGATTCACAGGATCCTAAAAGtagctattctcttccattgCCCAACAATATGCCACTTTTCCATTTTTGGAAACAAAATCGTTATTGTAGTAAGTGCCATAAAACAATCTTTATCATACTCGGAGGCTGTGGTCTATGCAAGAAAGAATCAAAATGTCTCCCTTCAAAACAACTCCAGGATGGAACACATAAACTTAGACCCAAGTCAGCCTGTTCAGGGTTTGTTATTGGACACACCTCATGGGATCCTGCTGACAGCTTTCTTCCCCTGAATTTAAACCTGGATTAAACAAAGGAATTCAGAAAGTACACCAAAAGGCTTTTCCAATTTCCAGGGTGTGTTGGGCATCCCCTAAGGCCTGGGCACATCAGAACAGTTGGTCGCCTTCTTGGGGATGGGACAGCACCTGGTGAATCATTCTATCTCTACTGCCTCACTCAGTGACTACTGCATCAAAGACTCTCAACACATTAATCTgataaaatgaatcaaatatttgcTTGGAACTAAATTACTAGGACAGTTCTTACTGATAGAATGAAGCCACATTAGTTACAAAATCAATCTTTATCATGCATACCCTGGAAGTTAGAAAAGTCATTTGGAGTACTTTTTGAATTCCTTTGTTTAATCCAATGATCTctctgctcttttatttttctatagaaTAGTAATCACTACATAACATCACACTGTATGTTTGAGTTTGTTGGTCTATTGTTTGTATAATCAActcaattttaatttcatattctAAAATCTTTTGTGTTTTCATCACCAAAGCACATCAGTAGCTAGCAGCACTGTCATAAAACATAAACTCAGTGAACACTTTTTGAGGAAATGAATGCATCATAACGAtggtttttttatgttttttctgatcactttttatttctaaagcaCGATAAGAAGCAGAGAATGCCTATGATCCCATTTGGCATCCAACTCCAATGCTACTGTGCACCTGTCATGTTCCCAACTTGTCATTGTTAGCGTTTGTTCCTTAGACAGCTATAGAAatgaatttccattttgttctgtggCAGGCTCTCTTTCACAATTGTATTCATGCTACCCACGGTTATATGAAGTAACAGTTGAGTTTAAGTTCCTAAATGTGAATAATTGCAACAAACTATGATTTGCTTTTGAACagcaaaagttgaaaaataaataacccaagaTGACTAATCAAATCAATATGCTGGGCAGGATGTGACATCAGTGTCTGCCTCAAACAGAAGAGCATACACAAAACATGACCTCTCACTCCAAGCCCAGGTAAAGGAAGAAGTCACACAGATGTTGGAAATATAATTAGAGTTTATGCATACTTGGGAAACTgcatgaagagaaaaacaaactgcCAGATTTGAGGTTgtgtaaagagaaaaagagagactctaAAAGTTTGAGCCATAAATAAAAATTCCCAAGGAAAAGCCTAGGCATTAAAAAGCTGGACAAACTTTCTAGAaagggaaaattatttattttgggttgcttgatttctttattctcagttattaacatttaattttgttgttttatctaaTTAAATTGGAAGACATACTTAAGCCATAAATCACAATTATTCTGGTGCTTACACTGGCCTTTGCAGTTGAATAGACTTGCAGTTGCTTGACTGCTGTCATCTACAGTAATGAAAATCAGTCTATAAGAACAGAATGTGAACATCCTCTCTAATCTCCATATGCTTCAAACTAGTCTGAAAATTGAAGTAGGCTTGAtcttttacagaagaaaaataattacacaatTTAAGTTGAATGAGGTATTATACACATAGGAAGCCATTTGCCAAATAATTACTAAATTTGGGGTATTTAAATGACTAGAAATTTGAAGCAGCTACACAGGATCAAAATATGATTTCAACACTAACATTATATGAGAAGGTTATTGCTTACATCTCTAAATactactttaaatatttgaaaaaatgaagaTACTAATGCCTAAATTCACAGACTTTGTGTGGTAGAAGGGGTATAATAAATAATGTGAAAAATAGTTGAAATAATTTATGGCACCTCAAAGACTCCTATATATAGtatagatagataataggtagatattaacatacacacacagacacacacacatatttacattttgtaatatttatttctctgttaCATTTCCATTATGAGACTAGTTATTGCTTGCAACCGTGGCAAATacgattttttttaaaaaacctattatGGAATCTGTGGCCTTTATTATGTGTAATTTACttacatgaagaaaataatattgtttgTGAATATCAGTGCATTTGATTTTGAGTTCTGTAGGTCTTCAAAACATGAAAACATCATTAGGGAagagagaatatttaaataatattttacaagtAAGGTGGATCTCATCGGACATACAAAACCCTTACAGTTCAAGGAGTGATTTGGAGGCTGTGCACATTTTCAAGAAAGGCACAGAAGTGCCTGTCAGGAACATGAAAGGCAGAGTATCAAGGAGAGGAACAAGGTTTATCTGGCTGGAGTAGTGTCAGCTGAGGAGGAAAGACCAGAACTTAAAGAAGAGGGCTAGGTAATTCAGTACTTATAATTTAAGCATATAGAAAGTTTCTGAGTCCTACATGCCAGTTTCTATTGTAATTATGCCCTATTAGATTAAAAcatcaggaaggggaacatcacacaccggggcctatcatggggaggggggaggggggagggattgcattgggagttatacctgatgtaaatgacgagttgatgggtgcagcacagcaacatggcacaagtatacatatgtaacaaacctgcacgttatgcacatgtaccctacaacttaaagtataataataataaataaatttaaaaaaaaaaaaaataataaaaaaaaaaaaaaaaataaaataaaacattggggaATGTAGGTATTCCTGCCTTCATCAGTTCCTGTGACTTGTTGATAACTCATGAGTGATTTGGCTGGCCAGGAGTTATCTAGAAAGGAATGCTTTAATTATCATCCCTATCTTTGCTGCCCGCAGAGGTAGACTTTGCACTGAAAgacaacatatatatgtatgacatGCTGAGATGCTTACCAGAAACAACTGGAAAGGTAACATTCCATTCAGAtataaaaactgattttaaaaaaaccctgCAGTGTTAGTGGAGAAACAACTCATTCTAAACAAACATTGATAAACTcagttcctttttgtttttctgttgtgttttatttcatgttttctgctttgcttttgtttctatttctctttcaacCATTACAGCAGAACGTTTTCATGGAGAAATGGAATCACACTtcaaatgatttcattttgttgGGTCTGCTTCCCCCAAATCAAACTGGCATGTTCCTCTTGTGCCTTATCATCCTCATATTCTTTCTGGCCTTGGTGGGTAACTCGGCCATGATTCACCTCATCCACGTGGATCCTCGTCTCCACACACCGATGTACTTTCTTCTGAGCCAGCTCTCCCTCATGGACCTGATGTACATCTCCACCACCGTCCCCAAGATGGCGCACGACTTCCTGTCCGGCCAGAAAGGCATCTCCTTCCTGGGATGCGGTGTGCAAAGCTTCTTCTTCCTGACTATGGCGTGTTCTGAAGGCTTACTGCTGACCTCCATGGCCTATGACCGTTATGTGGCCATCTGCCATCCTCTGCATTACCCCCTCCACATGAGTAAAATGATGTGTGTGAAGACGATCGTAGGCTCTTGGACCCTGGGGTCCATGAACTCCTTGGCACACACAGTCTATGCCCTTCATATTCCTTACTGCAGGTCTAGAGCTATTGACCATTTCTTCTGCGATGTCCCAGCCATGCTGCTTCTTGCCTGTACAGATACTTGGGTCTATGAATATATGGTTTTTGTAAGTACAAGCCTCtatctcctttttcctttcattgGCATCACTGCTTCCTATGGCCGAGTCCTATTTGCTGTCTATCATATGCGTTCAAAGGAGGGAAGAATAAAGGCCTTCACCACCATATCAACACATTTAACTGTTGTGGTCTTTTACTATGCACCTTTTGTCTACACCTATCTTCGGCCCAGGAATTTCCGCTCACCAGCTGAAGACAAGATCCTGGCAGTTTTCTACACCATCCTTACCCCCATGCTCAATCCCATTATCTACAGCCTGAGGAATAAGGAAGTCCTGGGGGCTGTGAGAAGAGTGTTTGGGGTATTCTCTTTCCTGAAAGAATAATCATGGCCATCCCTACTCCCTTTGTATTTCCTCTTTCCAAGTTGATTTGAACATGCTAGAGCAGAGTAGTCTAATAGAAAtacaacataatttaaaattttctagtaggtACATTTAAGCagtcaaataaatttaaataatatatttaattcaaaacaatgttataattaatattaacaatattgaTGTTAATTACATAGCATACtatttcaataaattatatgCAATGTGTTatactgtatgtttgtacctatATTACTATTACTGTGATAATATTTATACTCATATATTGACATAGAATTTCTTCAGGTAATAACACAAATTTGTTAATGTTGCCTTTTACTCTGTTTGCATTCTAAGTCTTCAAAgtcttgtgtttgttttatgctagagtgcagtgcagcTTGGACAAAGCATATCTCAAGTGCCTAGTCAGTGTCTACAGTGTTGGACAGCACAGCCTTAGAGCATCCCCAATCAGTAGTTTTCAGAAGTTATATAtgcgtatgtgtgtgcatgtatggtGTATGCAAACATATTTTTGGTATATACAATATTGCTGATGAACTGAAAATTAACAAGTAAAACACTCATGCTAAGGTAGTGTTTATGTGTTTATCTGTTGGCTCATTTTTAGCATATGCATATTTATTGCAATTAACATTTGGAGTCCAGTTTATCCTAACATCCTTTAATAAAACTATTCAGGGAGAGCTTATCTGACTTACGATTTTGCTGATTTCAATAAAAACACTGAGATTAAATAACCTGATTATGAATATAAGAAAACcccacatttatatatacatataaatttaaaaaatcactatatAAATAACTTTATCAAAGTTGTACTTAAAGAAATTATTTACATAAAGGCATGGAGACAGTGACAGGGTACAGACAACATGCAACATATAAAATGGATACTGGGACCTCAGGCTTCAGCTTTgatgtgtaaaatatatatatgactttGCACAGGATGAAATCCTATATTACTGTATGTTACTAAATGGAACGTTGTGTTTAACAAAAGTTTTACTACGGTTGTGTTACTAATTCACTTAAGTGACTTCAAGTCTATCAATAGTTGGAGTTATAGAGGGGTTCTgatttttgtggaaaaaaaattgaaacttatATTAATATACCCCTTTCATTTATTGCCCAAATTCAAGCTCCCAGTatccttttctagtttcttactACCTTAAGTGTTTTCATGTCTTCAGTCCAGTTCTTCCTGAGAATATAGTGTACTCTTTGCCATTCGAGTTATTTCCCTAAACATACATTTGATCTTATCATTCTGTAATCTATGATTCCTGTTGGATTATCTAAATTTTGGAACCTTAAACTCATATCCCCATGCTTTTAAAGCGTGCATTATGTCTCCCTTTACCTGTTTCTATCACTCACACTCAGTACCACAGTCACTCTAGACCTCCCGCTTTTCTCTATAGCCCTCTATTTCCCTGCCCATCTGAACCTTATTACAGACCATTTCTCACTTCTGGAAAGTTCTCCTTTATATAGCTCATGACTATCAATCTGAATCCCACATAA
This region of Macaca fascicularis isolate 582-1 chromosome 1, T2T-MFA8v1.1 genomic DNA includes:
- the LOC102130241 gene encoding olfactory receptor 2L13-like: MFSALLLFLFLFQPLQQNVFMEKWNHTSNDFILLGLLPPNQTGMFLLCLIILIFFLALVGNSAMIHLIHVDPRLHTPMYFLLSQLSLMDLMYISTTVPKMAHDFLSGQKGISFLGCGVQSFFFLTMACSEGLLLTSMAYDRYVAICHPLHYPLHMSKMMCVKTIVGSWTLGSMNSLAHTVYALHIPYCRSRAIDHFFCDVPAMLLLACTDTWVYEYMVFVSTSLYLLFPFIGITASYGRVLFAVYHMRSKEGRIKAFTTISTHLTVVVFYYAPFVYTYLRPRNFRSPAEDKILAVFYTILTPMLNPIIYSLRNKEVLGAVRRVFGVFSFLKE